One part of the Terriglobia bacterium genome encodes these proteins:
- a CDS encoding ankyrin repeat domain-containing protein: protein MDAKFHPAIAAIKSDDIEGFRQCLRDDPALATTRSHTSHPTLLQCLVLSGTNLVNKVEMARLLIGAGANVNEPLVACGSCDNVEVAELLLESGAAVDGTTGWSPLEEALYWNNQGVVDLLVRRGAAIRNLRCAAGLGRTDLIEGCFSKDGTLKPEAGKINWPWGDLESIAKSNFNAAGKESLASRFASWKNDRQSVLNNAFVYACIGGHIPAARLLLSKGAEIDAIPGGFDYAGTGLHFAAYFGRRAMAEWLIGQGGDPYIKDTKVAGTAAEWAEAGRHPELSAYLKGARRG, encoded by the coding sequence CGGCGATCGCCGCCATCAAGTCCGACGATATTGAGGGGTTCCGGCAGTGCCTTCGAGACGATCCGGCGCTCGCGACCACGCGTTCGCACACAAGTCATCCGACGTTGCTGCAGTGCCTGGTTCTTTCCGGAACAAATCTGGTGAACAAGGTCGAGATGGCCAGGCTTTTGATCGGCGCAGGTGCGAATGTGAACGAGCCGCTCGTGGCCTGTGGAAGCTGCGATAACGTCGAAGTTGCCGAGTTGCTTCTCGAGTCCGGAGCCGCGGTTGACGGCACGACCGGATGGTCTCCTCTCGAGGAGGCCCTGTACTGGAATAACCAGGGCGTGGTCGATTTGCTCGTTCGAAGGGGCGCTGCCATTCGAAACCTGCGTTGCGCGGCGGGCCTGGGCCGAACCGATCTCATCGAGGGCTGCTTTAGTAAGGATGGAACCCTCAAACCCGAAGCCGGCAAGATCAACTGGCCCTGGGGAGATCTTGAGTCCATCGCGAAGTCCAATTTCAATGCGGCGGGAAAGGAATCACTCGCCTCCCGCTTCGCTTCGTGGAAGAACGACCGGCAAAGCGTCCTTAATAATGCTTTCGTCTATGCCTGTATCGGCGGACATATCCCGGCAGCCCGCCTGCTGCTGAGCAAAGGAGCAGAAATCGATGCGATTCCTGGCGGGTTCGATTACGCCGGTACAGGCTTGCACTTCGCCGCGTACTTCGGCCGGCGTGCCATGGCGGAATGGCTGATCGGGCAGGGTGGCGATCCTTATATAAAGGATACAAAGGTCGCGGGAACGGCGGCGGAATGGGCTGAGGCTGGCCGCCATCCGGAGCTCAGCGCTTACTTGAAGGGCGCACGACGGGGTTAG